The Rhopalosiphum maidis isolate BTI-1 chromosome 2, ASM367621v3, whole genome shotgun sequence genome segment TTTTCACTCCTCTCCCCGCACCTTTATCGTGATAAACAAACACTTCAATGATAACACAAATGACAAAACGTtgcgaatatataatattttataggtatttatttatattatgacaatagACATTGCAGATACCTGCGGAatagtattttgttattgtaataatgtaatataatatttcgacTCCGTCACGTTCTTTATATAATCGAATTAAGTTTGGTCGATATTTTCTTGTTTGCAATAAATGTTAAGTGTTTAGAAAGCGAAATGagtgcctatataatatttttagggtTCGATTCGATCGGTGGAAAACCCTATTATCATTAGTGTGctggtttttttttggtttggtataaaaaaaattgcggaattttcattttaatattttttttctttcaaatgAAGAGGTGAGAATTAGCACAAAAGAGTAGAAAAAATTCCTCCTTAATCATTTTCAGAAGCTAAACCGACGTGACTTGAATCCAACGTTAACCATCCTGTTACGTGGGACGCTTTCAAAGGGATATGACTATGATAAaatgatgaataatattatttttgaggtaataaaaatgaaatacccAATTCAAACTGGACGTTTAGTTCAACGATcgataaacaataacattgtatatagttattatggttgataatatacacaattttaatttaattttctacgtACTTTTTTCTTACGAAAAaagcaatttataaaaacaaacaaaaaacaattttttttttgttctaagacatacacatacaatatattatataatacgtatatatgtattttatatattatatacagagtggTGCACTGTATTTGTTCTCGGATATAACCCTCCGACCACTACATAAATACTATTTCACCACTCCGCCACTATACGCCTTCTGACCGAACTTTAAAACTGACATCACTATTTATTCAGATACTTTAATGGAAAcgggtataattattatatttttaaaatatttacattaattggcTCTATGAATATCGACCATCGTAGATTCCAAAGAATCGGGTAAACGAAGATTCGgtctaaattattatcgtagaCGTGGACACAAGCGGCGCACAGACACTctgcataatttataatattatttttaacttgtttaccaaagaaattttttcttatatacaCTTTGATGTTGTATATACGTGGTATATACTCGCGCTCATAAAAGTGTGACGGATAACgactatattttgttgttaaaaattgcGGCTTCTCTaacaacgtatattatatatatatatatttgtatgtgtgtgagttttatatatatttatacacgccCACATAATTTACTACTcgcatataacaatataatataacacgcgATGCTTCGCAGTCGAAAGACAGTCGCGCGGGATAATGATGTGCcagtgataatataatagtagccGACAATCATTATTCACGGGATGCCGTATATCATCGTAATGAATTAGGTATTCGGTTCAAGTTGAAATATGTGTTTCCCGAAGTCTTCGACTTCGTCGAACGATGATCGTGTTTATGGCTGTGTATAGTGTGTACGCGTCGTTGGACGTCTATAATGATATGCGTACGCTATAAATTCATCAGTTTAtcttgtgatattataattcgtgcatttttctttttttttttttggccgcattagtgtatagtatattaaagaGATTCATTTTAATTGGAAACAACGCTTTgatgatgtttaaaaaaataattattataataatcatatagtcTTTGTTCCGTGGCTCCGGATCATAGGCACAAATTGACAAGAGTATTAAGAGTGCTaaagaatcaaaaatattgttgagaAAACAGAGCCGGCCAGTGTATGAGGGTCATACTCTACCacctataatacctactataatcaCTGCCATCTCAATTAAATCTGTTATCTCCGTAAATAAAACGAAACTTAATATGAATTCagatcaatattttcataatattttgcaaaacaatttattttcaatcataaataattaggttattatttaattaatatacctaatcatACTGTAAACTATTAcgctataaatttaaatttaatgtacctaCGCTTATTTTccttatttagtataatttcataacaattatatttctattagtatagttaaacgataaaatatttaataatctatcATGAAAAATCTGTTATGTTGGATGAATGAGACCTAGcacattaaaaaatgcatttatagtTCTTACactgcaaaaaaaataatataatatgtaagttccTACATAACTGTTATAGGATaccaataatacaaacattacaaattcatacaaACTCttcttgaaaaattaaaaattaatatttattcttaacaGTGTAAgagttattatacttataataatgtaaggtTATTAGACAATCATAGAAAGAAAGAAaatgtagttaaatattatattttatgtattcaaatttgcTTAActgatacaaattttataaaaatttaaaaaatatcttgttacatttttcattcttAACATACCAATTAtcatacgtatttttttttaacgtaataGGAACTTACacattatttcatttgtaAGTATTAACTTATGTAATTCTTCAGCTGTTACTTTCGTGTAGAAAGTTACGATATTTTCCATTATTGTAAGAGTCCAAGATTGTGCGCATCGCACAGAAAAAAGCTACTTTCACACGAAGTAAACGAAATTGATAAAGCCAATGCcacttgaaataatttaataaactaaacatattatataaaatcaattactgTAATACGTACACTATGATAAACGTACTAATCACGGCGATAGAGTTCATTGCGGTAGCTCTAAAATTCACAAGCAACTTTATCACCCCTGTGGTTTGCACCTATGCTCCAGGGGTTCGAAAGAATCAATCTGGTATCGTTATTAGTTTTTTCccagaataaaaaatgtatataccgtaatattaaattttgaaaaatataatatataatatacaagtattaatgataaatatatgtatattatgacgaCGTCATTTCATGCGGTCCACGAATTGATACAACGTACAACTCTTTTCTTTTGTACCGTATGCATGTTAGAATGAAATCTTTCATTCAATATagctattttacaatataatatattatacatttgtgtatgtgtgtgtatgttttttaaaccttttttttaaatcatttaacatCTACGGGGGGACATGGTCACTTTATTTTGTTCCAGAAAATCACTCGGTCGAGTGCAAACCGACATATaatagagataaaaaaaagcgtgagacgatattttattttactttttttatgaatgtaggtagtaagttttcaaaaatttaagtattgacAGAAAGTTACATAAATCAAGAGTAAACGTCAAAATACAACTCATTTCAATGAGAGAAAACTAAATTGTTTACTAACGTCAAATGTTCTTAAGAATAATTTCCAAATACGATCATTGAAAGCCAACGACAAAAACTCGTTTGTTCGAAATAAAACCGTAAACAAAAATGACACTTCGATGATCAAACAATTCACCAAAGACGACAAAGAGAGACGTgtcaatagatttaaaaataaatataaacccaAAACCTCCAATGTTATGTtactctataatatacaagagGATTTTTTccttcatattaaaatttataaaacttattgtaATCTAAcgcacatttatatattaacattttatacataaaatctaaattggtAAATTTATCCATCAATTCATCCATAATAAtcgcaatattttaaattcgctGTAATTCTATGACTTTACCGgatacatcatatattatactcatgttatttttcgttattgtaatttaattattcttgaCGTAGTTGTATGCAATTTTAATGAAGCTGCGATTACTTTATTATGCATTGACAAACTGTACTTAAGTAATACTCATATGGAAGAAAgcctattttcaaaaatgtattcggatttcaaatttaattttaactattaatattctatgtatGGCAtcctttatttaatttaaaacaacgtaatttcatgattttgtatagtattataatatgaattagttACTACCTAcactagtatttaaataattttctttcattTTGCAATGAtgatacataaacatattgtgtatgtaagacttaaaaaaaaaaacctaacgaATTTCACACcctatattttatgagtttatttaatataatacatagtaataaaaaaataaaaaaatgtatttaaatattttataaatgaagagtaaaatacagtaatatttaatgaattattgcatcaaaataatcatcgtgtataatattttattaaacaatgagTTTtcgtcgatatttttttcaatataaatttgaacccCAAGAATTATTCTAGAAGCCTGAAATtgaatggtaaaaataaatatacttcttcaaaataacatgaaattccatctaaaacatttttttttaagtcaaatataaaaatgtatacttaaaataatatctaaaaaaaatgttattataatataatagtggcAATACAGGCAACCCCTGCATGCTCCGCTCGATAACCACTATATGTTTTTCAACGCCTTTAAAAGTGTTTatctaaaatactttttatacttcaataatataactgaattttttttttaaattattacacacatcggtattagttattttatttgttcatttccctgttaattataaatcactggataatatttcaaaacgttttctttataatatattgagatTTTCCAAAccttaaaagtaattaaaaatatattataatcaacataaagctaaaaaatattgatttgaatGTCGAAAATGTCAATTATTGCTAgaacttactttttttttctcaactgtcaataaattgtaataatttgttatgcaAAAACTCAAACATCGTATTTATCAGTGGTTTTAACATAGGTACCCATATTTAATCGGAATTACATCGTTTTTCATACATATTGCCTCTATCGGCTATCATCCATgtcttatatacaataataaaatataaacatagacAAGAatctataattacattaataataatagtactatagGGCCTGgacttattgaatttttaaatttttatacgatgatctaatttttatgataaacagCTGATAAGTAACTTAATTCttgatattgaataattttttctatacccaaatacaataaaatacaaaatatacaaatcttATTAATGAATAGGTATATTCTCGTTTGTTTTTCTGAAAAACTTGGTAATTCTGTTTTCACACAACTTAAGCACGATACCCACTCACCACCCGCTTAAATGTATGTCAATTGCACTaagagaataaaatattacttcaaCGCCATTGAgtctacagtataatattattctagaatactgtctatatttataatttaacgacTTActcattacaattattaatatggttGGAAAACTGCGTCTATAGGTGAAGACACAAAAATGAGATTTAACATGAAACCTGGGCCCGGTGATAGCGACTTTGAACAGTGGCAGAGCGCTATGAAAATGGTTGCGAGACTTCCAGACGGCGTTCCGCATGAATTCAGAAACACGGTacgtatctatttatttataaattatgattatctaCAGTTTTCGTGCCCGTCCGATCGCGTTCACCGCCGACCACCACCCGCAACCACTTGACTCGCCCACACATCCACTCATctgaataaaatgatttattatcgcGTGTCGTGTATGGTataatacgaaataaatataaaataatattggttcGTGccgatctataatattatcgcacGCGGACACGCGGTCCGTTTTGCGTTGTACAGTTATGGTTGACCCTGGCGGAAAAATACTTGTCGTCCAGGAACGTAGAGTGGCCCAAGGTGGAACGGTTTTGCTTCAACGACACGACCAACCCAGACGACGAAGAGCTAGGCGTACAGATCGTCAAGGACTTGCACCGGACTGGTTGCAGCCTATTCTGTGGTTCATCCGGACTGGAAAACCAAGCGCTGCTGAAACGGGTGCTCTTGGGGTTCGCTCGATGGAACAAGGCAGTAGGCTACTGTCAGGGATTCAACATGTTGGCGGCGCTCATATTACAAGTGATGGAAAAAAACGAATCCGACGCCCTAAAGGTTGGTTCGTCGCACTGTGTCGACGAAATCTTAACGACTCGAAGTCCTTCAGTTCGACAAAAAATTTTGCTTTACGTGTGTTCCGACTGGCTGTTTCGAGTACCAAGATTTCGTCGACCAATTAAGTCGATGAATTAATGTATCTGTGTAGGTTATCAATATGCTGTTGGTTTATCATTTTCTCGTTTAggtaatgatatacttgatcGAAGGTGTACTTCCCGAAGGTTACTTTGCTAACAATCTCAGAGGACTATCCGTGGATATGGCTGTATTTAGAGACTTACTGAGAGTCAGACTGCAAAACCTATCGAGGCATTTAGACCGATTACAGACTGAATCGAAGGACTCCggtaagataataaataattttttccatattatattaccatctTCATACGAAtgaatcatttatatatatacaataacctGCACTGTTGAATAGGAACTAGCTACGAACCACCCCTGACAAACGTATTCACAATGCAGTGGTTTCTCACGCTGTTTTGCAATTGTCTTCCCCAGTGTACAGTGCTTCGAGTCTGGGATTTAATATTCCTTGAAGGAAGCACAGTGCTTTTGAAAACCGCCCTAGCTATCTGGGACGCTTTGTCcgagtaagtatataatattatattaaggcaACACTATGTCGACACCGTGGCTATACATTGTTGTAAAGTTTTTGGtagataattacaatttaacgcATTAACACAgacttttgatataaatatacatacatatatattgttattattattattgtacaacgaACATCGTTGGCTCGTGTACGACAACCATATGaagattattatagtttatactatgATGATAGCATGTGTCATTTATCgacttctatatttatttttgcatattaaacctcttaaataataaataaaatgcaagtcaatacatttaaaaataatgtaattatattaaaaacacagcatgtatgtgttaaaatattttatttattgtaggattaaacaaaatatttaaatccctactcattgtatttttcactgggaaatatttttaattacgctTTATAGTAAATGCTTatcaaaacaaacaaaatatatttatttttacgaaaaatataatttgaaatgttgTCACCCCATTAGCataagttattacaataaatttatttttgtggtatTTTTCATGAagcacaaaattaaaaattattattttcatttacatttacataacaaataataataaacgcacTCCATAATATACATCTGAAATATCCCCAGCGTATAGtacatttaactatataactgcagaacatttaaaacagacaagttagttaaaatttagtttgagCTATTTTTTTTGCTAGGATTAAAAGTTAGAAACACTTTACAGAATTGaacaaaaactaattaaactaatttcaaCTCATATCATAAGTTAACCAATCGTGCGTGTCCTCTAACTATGGTTATATTCACGATTTCAACGATAATACTTACAGTACGTTACGTCTTAATACAGGTCCATTTAAACtgtattgaaaatttcattttaaatgtaggtatCCATATAATGTAATTGCGCAGGTTTCTTCTAGgttattgcataataatataatcacaatGTTGTCGTGAAAATGAGAGtttgaaatgtttgaatatagttttataaaaagttttttttttttgtactaacgttaaataaaactattccaTTTAGTCGGATAATGACGGTGACAAGTGCAGAcgaattttatagtattatggcTGTCCTCACCAGAGAAATGCTTGAGTTCGGTTTAATGGACGCCAACAATTTAATCAATGTGAGTATTTTCGTCGACGAATTTACATGTCACAACCCGtcgtagttattataataataatatctaccaCTGAAATACTTTTCACACACgtagtacatattatcatgacgttatgtataaacattaaacatgtcATTCGTAGACAATTAGTACAATGAACGAGCTAGTCGAAGTCAAAGAACTTCGGGAAAGatacatgtacaatataaatccaTGGGTCAGTCATGTTGCAAAACGAGGACTGCGATTGTTCTACACAGAGTCCGACATCGAGGAGACCGATAGCGATGACGACGTCGATGGTAAATCGTCGGCGATCACTGCGAACAACGACCGAAAGGACGACTTCAGAACGAAACGTGAGATAACAATACTATACTTACACTTTCTTGACAAAAACATAAAGTCGTACgtacaatgttttaataaatacgtgTTTTGTATTCATATAGACAACAAATCCGGCAAAAACAATAGGCAGCCGACTCCCAGTTTGGATTCCGAAAGGGAAAAGGTGGCGTTAGATATATCGTCACTGAAGAAGCAATACAGCAAACTCAAAGAAAGACAGAAACAGGTCCAAGTCATTTTAACaggtaaaatacataatattatataagtacacttAATGTCTGTTtagatataacatttttacttaaaaatatccaaCAAACACAATCTAAAACGCAATTAATCTCAATGCATACTCGAATACGAATATCTGTAAATAACAAAACTCTATCTTATAGCTGCGTGTAATGGACAAAACTTTATTGGGACCTCCAATTCTTCGGCGatgaatcatttattattcggTAAAACGGCTCTGAGATGCACATCGATCGGGCCAATACCCGGATCCAtaccattaaaatacatacaagatGTCAAAAAACCGGAACCCAAAacaggtacattataatattacatattaaacaataagctgcataaatattgtatagaaaaCAGAATATTACGTACAACATCCGGTTTCCACACACAACGAGATAATGACCTATAGACAGTACCTTTTATACTCTTTCctgtaatcaattatttaatatgtagtgTTAAGACCATAGTGTTTTAATTGACCAAACCCCATTGTTACCTTTTTGATATACCatcatgttattatgtattaccgttaaaaaatatttagatcgTCGTCATGCGGTCACAATgatcaaatttttatcaatcatactactaataaaatatttaaaacacgtTATGAAAGGTTACACTGGCTAACCTCTAAAGttccaaatatatttatcactgATGTCGATTAATAAAACACACGTCAAACGAAAATACctcaaactatatatatatatatatatatatagattgaaACAATTGTAGTATAGATTGTTATTAAGCAActataaaagaattaaaatttttttaatttacctagctagatactaaatattgttacctacaatatacataacgatgttttttttttgttttttggcgTTTCAGAACCACGAGTCCGAGAGAAACGGACCGTATCATCATCGTCATCTTCGTCAACGTCCACCGAACTCTGCGACGATCCCGCGTCAGACTGCTGCAGCGAACGGTCGATCGATGACGATGGTTGCAACGGCCACGGTGAAGACGGAGATGGAAACGCTGACTTGGTCGTCGACGTTGTTTTAGAATGTCGTATACCTGATGTTAAAACCAGCGACGATGATGTCAGTGATGTAAGTCTAGCCGAAATGTTGAGAGCCAATTCGGAAGTATTGAAAAGAATGTGCAGAGGGAAAGTGGCGACAGAAGATCCAGAATCGGACTTAGAAGAACGGCTACCGGACTTGATAAACAACATCAGCATGATTGGTGAATCTTTAACCACCGTAGAGACTTCAACCGCGAACGAATTTATAACCACTGTCGAGAGTTCCGCCGCCGATAAATTCCGAAATTTACTAACAGACGAATCGCAATCTGTAACTGAAACTTCCACCACTGATGATTTCCGAGACTTTTTTGCGGTCGAGTCGTTGTCTGCAGCGGAGTGCGTTGATCGAGTGCTTCCACCACAGCAACCGGAAGAAAACAAAGATAACTTCGAGGATTCCACAACGTCGGCATCGAAACCATTTGCTCCGTTCCCTTCGAAAGTCAGGCAGCCCAAACGGCTCGGTATCGAATTGGGTCTATACCCGGACGGCTCGAATtgatttcttcttttttttctacgacttattagacaattttaaatttaaataaaaacaatcattgttaagtatttttttatacaaaataattgttatttaaaaatattttaaatattactattatatattattatcatcacctCTTTCGAGTAGGTcgcattatttttgtaagcgGCAATTGATGATCGAATCATTTTAAACTTCTTTGGAAATTTTACCACACATgtgatattttgtaaaaaaaaacccaaatcTGAACGTTTTTCTtcgtatgtttattatatattatattatatatacaatatacatatatatttattgatattttaatataacattatacgattaattataagaatatcaatatatttaaacaaacgaGTACTagtatgacatattataataggtataaataattagcttTAAAATATGTCGCCAATCGCAGTCATCTTTGACACTTTCCAGTGATTGgctttcattatttttgtgttctggagtatttttatcataagcctaaaataatattataaattaaacatattatattcaagttatatttattttttgtgaatcaataaacaatgaatgatataataatatgatacgtaAGTATTGCTCATTCTACATAAATtgcatatataactatatattaatataatgttaatattaaatacttattcgttatacaaataaaaattttaataaataattgattaactataataatatgattaatattgtttaacaatgtacgtgtatgtataataaacttattatgagTATTATCTTTTTGTTAAATCCATTTTACATCAAATCATACCTATCAACATTGttagaaatacaataaatataaattataaatttatcttcaaataaatactacaaaataattatattttacaaacaaaaaacaccACAACACAGTCTGAACACACCATACaatgacaatttttattctaaacaaaacgcaacttatttttcaaaatgtattaaactcgtaatataatgatgtaattttaacataatcaataatataaaaactatttattgtatcagttaataccatttaatttaggtatagtatttatattttaatctcatTGATTCatacaaaaatctaaaacgtgaaaattccatgaattgataaaacggaaaaaaataatatgtgtaaatactcgatgtttacattatataagaaTGAAAAGTAATATAAGATGATGATTGATTATAGACATTCGTTCGACTTTGAGTACATGACTTCAATCTAT includes the following:
- the LOC113554511 gene encoding TBC1 domain family member 30 isoform X2, producing MTATRYFTVDSVVQQVQPAASTATTVTPTTTANPDTVIPSLGRDGIVEVVADYNRDRDQTTTTSSPLQPTADLRPASVPRLPVLTTTTTTTAAMITTNSPSGDARQQLLNQKRYSVTDLMDKLLEDIYRVGGGGSVASESSTDQMNWSDSGGRPTISSSNGWSKRLTRKSVEELSTTVDLLRDQLNVCCEALVKALKRRDILIARRDAKCNMITALLHAYSMKRSEDTKMRFNMKPGPGDSDFEQWQSAMKMVARLPDGVPHEFRNTLWLTLAEKYLSSRNVEWPKVERFCFNDTTNPDDEELGVQIVKDLHRTGCSLFCGSSGLENQALLKRVLLGFARWNKAVGYCQGFNMLAALILQVMEKNESDALKVMIYLIEGVLPEGYFANNLRGLSVDMAVFRDLLRVRLQNLSRHLDRLQTESKDSGTSYEPPLTNVFTMQWFLTLFCNCLPQCTVLRVWDLIFLEGSTVLLKTALAIWDALSDRIMTVTSADEFYSIMAVLTREMLEFGLMDANNLINTISTMNELVEVKELRERYMYNINPWVSHVAKRGLRLFYTESDIEETDSDDDVDGKSSAITANNDRKDDFRTKHNKSGKNNRQPTPSLDSEREKVALDISSLKKQYSKLKERQKQVQVILTAACNGQNFIGTSNSSAMNHLLFGKTALRCTSIGPIPGSIPLKYIQDVKKPEPKTEPRVREKRTVSSSSSSSTSTELCDDPASDCCSERSIDDDGCNGHGEDGDGNADLVVDVVLECRIPDVKTSDDDVSDVSLAEMLRANSEVLKRMCRGKVATEDPESDLEERLPDLINNISMIGESLTTVETSTANEFITTVESSAADKFRNLLTDESQSVTETSTTDDFRDFFAVESLSAAECVDRVLPPQQPEENKDNFEDSTTSASKPFAPFPSKVRQPKRLGIELGLYPDGSN
- the LOC113554511 gene encoding TBC1 domain family member 30 isoform X1, encoding MTATRYFTVDSVVQQVQPAASTATTVTPTTTANPDTVIPSLGRDGIVEVVADYNRDRDQTTTTSSPLQPTADLRPASVPRLPVLTTTTTTTAAMITTNSPSGDARQQLLNQKRYSVTDLMDKLLEDIYRVGGGGSVASESSTDQMNWSDSGGRPTISSSNGWSKRLTRKSVEELSTTVDLLRDQLNVCCEALVKALKRRDILIARRDAKCNMITALLHAYSMKRNRPVFEPSSPSSRPGDSKSRRTKYSLSKHIWKTGDVMNGLLNTLKNIASLSEDTKMRFNMKPGPGDSDFEQWQSAMKMVARLPDGVPHEFRNTLWLTLAEKYLSSRNVEWPKVERFCFNDTTNPDDEELGVQIVKDLHRTGCSLFCGSSGLENQALLKRVLLGFARWNKAVGYCQGFNMLAALILQVMEKNESDALKVMIYLIEGVLPEGYFANNLRGLSVDMAVFRDLLRVRLQNLSRHLDRLQTESKDSGTSYEPPLTNVFTMQWFLTLFCNCLPQCTVLRVWDLIFLEGSTVLLKTALAIWDALSDRIMTVTSADEFYSIMAVLTREMLEFGLMDANNLINTISTMNELVEVKELRERYMYNINPWVSHVAKRGLRLFYTESDIEETDSDDDVDGKSSAITANNDRKDDFRTKHNKSGKNNRQPTPSLDSEREKVALDISSLKKQYSKLKERQKQVQVILTAACNGQNFIGTSNSSAMNHLLFGKTALRCTSIGPIPGSIPLKYIQDVKKPEPKTEPRVREKRTVSSSSSSSTSTELCDDPASDCCSERSIDDDGCNGHGEDGDGNADLVVDVVLECRIPDVKTSDDDVSDVSLAEMLRANSEVLKRMCRGKVATEDPESDLEERLPDLINNISMIGESLTTVETSTANEFITTVESSAADKFRNLLTDESQSVTETSTTDDFRDFFAVESLSAAECVDRVLPPQQPEENKDNFEDSTTSASKPFAPFPSKVRQPKRLGIELGLYPDGSN